The window TGCATGCCCAGGGCGTGCGTGCCGTTGAAACCCTGCTGCGCCTGATTGCCGGGGAAACGGTGCAGTCCTACCGTTTCCCCGCCGCGCTGAAGGTGCGCGCCAGCAGCCTTTACAGGCCTTAGAAACCGACCGTGGCCGACACCAGCCAGGTACGTGGCGTCGACAGGGTCAGGCCCGCCGCGGCATCCGATGAAGTCGCGGCCGACGCCCAATAGGTTTTGTTCAGCACGTTTTCCACCCCGGCGCGCACGGTGACGGGGTTGGTGCCGAGCTTGAACGCGTAGCGGCCACCCAGATCGTACCGCTGCCAAGCGTCGATTTTCTGGTCATTGGCCTGATCCAGATACTGCGAGCCGGTGTGAATGGCCCGCGCGGTCAGGGTCAGCCCCGGCAGTTGATCGAGGTCGTATTCCACGCCCATGTTGGCGTTGAGGATCGGCGAACCGGTGCCACGCTTGCCGTCAAACTGGCCCAGTGCGGTTTTGGTCTGTTCGCTGTCCAGCACCATCACCCCGCCCAGCAAACGCAGGTCGCTGGTCAATTCGCCGAACACGTTCAACTCCACACCCTGGTTGCGCAGTTCGCCATCGGGTTTGAAGTTGCCTGCCGCATCGGTGATGTAGCTCGGCTGCTCGATGCGGAACACGCTCAGGGTCGTGGCAAACCCGCCCATGTCCAGCTTGACCCCGGCCTCGGTCTGCTTGGATTTGTAAGGCGCAAAGACTTCGTCGCGGTTGGTGGCGGTGGTCGGGGCGGTCTCACCCTGGCTCAGGCCTTCGATGTAGTTAGCGTACAGCGAGATGTGGTCGGTGGCTTTGATCACCAGCCCGACTGCCGGTGACGTGGCCTGTTCGTCATATTGCTGGCCCAGAACGCCGGAGGCATAGGCGTCAACCTCGACCCGTTGCAGGCGTGCGCCCAGGGTCAACTGCACGCGATCATCAAGAAAACCCAGGGTGTCGGACAGCGCCGCGCTGGTGAACAGGTTCTCGGTGTGGGTCGAGGTGTCGAACCGCGTGGCCGCGCCGGGGTACGGCGCCAGGACGGGGTTGTACAGGTTGCTGGTGCGCGCCAGGTAGCGCTCGCCACCGTTATCGAAGTCCATGTCGAAGCGGTTCAGGCTGACGTTGAGCGTATGACTGATCGGGCCGGTATTGAGCCAGCTCCGCGCACCGACGGTGAAGGTTTTGACGTCTTCGTCGCGCTGGAAACTGCGTGGCTGGAACGCGAAGTTGCCGTTGCTGTTATTGACCTGTACCGCATGGCGCAGGAAGTCATATTCACCTTTGCGTGCCCCCGCCGCGGCGTACACCATCAGCGAATCGCTGACATCAAACTCGCCCCGTACCGCGCCGAAGGTGTCCTTGGAGTTGGAGTAGGTCCAGGGCTGGGCGAAGTTGTGGTGGATGTCTTCGGCCTTGGGCATCTTGATGCCGGCAGCGACTTCCACGCGCTCGATAGGCGCATCCGCGTGGCGTTCCTGGCGTCCGAAGTCGGCGGAAAGGCGCACTCGCTCCTTGCGAAAATCCAGGCCGACCACCGCAGCTTCGCGCTCGACGCTCTGGTGATCCCACTCGGTGTCACCCGACTGGCGCACGCCATTGAAGCGAATGCCGTATTCCTGTTCGTCACCGAAGCGCCGACCAATGTCCACATGCCCGCCAAACTGACCGGCCGACGCGTAGCTGCCGGTGAATTCGGTCAATGGCTCGCTGCCCGCGCGCTTGGGTTCGATATTGATGCCGCCCCCGACACTGCCACGTGGCGCGATGCCACCGAGCAACGCGCCGGGGCCTTTGAGGATGTCGATGCGCTCGACCATTTCCATGTC of the Paucimonas lemoignei genome contains:
- the fcuA_2 gene encoding ferric siderophore receptor, translated to MPAVFLRRLRLARLGMRPVLQMTCHAGVLAGLSAGSMYIAPAVAQEAAKRSYQIPAGSLSSALNQFSAQAGVSLSVDPALVTGRNSAGLSGSYGVQEGFARLLQGSGLQLQPVSDQSYTLTPAPEGGSLNLPQTSINSSAFDTQGDVYEGGQVNRRGAQGLLGDKDFMETPFNLTSYTSTTVKNQQARTLGDVVANDPSVRITNPAGGRFEQFSVRGLSLYNSDVSFGGLYGVLPTYSIDMEMVERIDILKGPGALLGGIAPRGSVGGGINIEPKRAGSEPLTEFTGSYASAGQFGGHVDIGRRFGDEQEYGIRFNGVRQSGDTEWDHQSVEREAAVVGLDFRKERVRLSADFGRQERHADAPIERVEVAAGIKMPKAEDIHHNFAQPWTYSNSKDTFGAVRGEFDVSDSLMVYAAAGARKGEYDFLRHAVQVNNSNGNFAFQPRSFQRDEDVKTFTVGARSWLNTGPISHTLNVSLNRFDMDFDNGGERYLARTSNLYNPVLAPYPGAATRFDTSTHTENLFTSAALSDTLGFLDDRVQLTLGARLQRVEVDAYASGVLGQQYDEQATSPAVGLVIKATDHISLYANYIEGLSQGETAPTTATNRDEVFAPYKSKQTEAGVKLDMGGFATTLSVFRIEQPSYITDAAGNFKPDGELRNQGVELNVFGELTSDLRLLGGVMVLDSEQTKTALGQFDGKRGTGSPILNANMGVEYDLDQLPGLTLTARAIHTGSQYLDQANDQKIDAWQRYDLGGRYAFKLGTNPVTVRAGVENVLNKTYWASAATSSDAAAGLTLSTPRTWLVSATVGF